One part of the Chryseobacterium sp. 7 genome encodes these proteins:
- a CDS encoding SIS domain-containing protein, whose protein sequence is MDRTNIISIAKSTLEIEISELEKLKNRLDDQFAQAVEIIHSAKGKLIVVGIGKSAHVGNKIVATLNSTGTPSQFLHASEAIHGDLGVIQKQDVVLCISNSGNSPEIANLVPYLKDYSSALIGMTGNKSSKLGEFSEVILDTHVDVEACPNKLAPTSSTTIQMALGDALAVALMELNDFKANDFAKFHPGGSLGKNLTSKVEQFLSSQKPQVTEDASIRDVIISISGSSHGITVVTNADQIIGVITDGDLRRMLMKGEDIGKVLAKDIMSARPRTIEKDSLAKEAMKILKENNIGQLVVTENGKYFGIIDLHKLLDEGIN, encoded by the coding sequence ATGGATAGAACCAACATTATATCAATTGCAAAAAGCACTTTAGAAATAGAGATTTCTGAGCTCGAAAAATTAAAAAACAGACTTGATGACCAATTTGCACAGGCGGTAGAGATTATTCACTCTGCAAAAGGAAAGCTTATTGTAGTAGGAATAGGAAAATCTGCACACGTAGGTAATAAAATTGTAGCCACTTTAAATTCAACGGGTACCCCTTCACAATTTCTGCATGCTTCAGAAGCCATCCATGGAGATCTTGGTGTAATTCAGAAGCAGGATGTTGTGTTGTGCATCTCCAATTCCGGGAATTCTCCTGAAATTGCAAATCTGGTTCCTTATTTAAAAGACTATTCTTCTGCTTTGATTGGTATGACCGGAAATAAGAGCAGTAAACTTGGAGAGTTTTCCGAGGTTATTTTAGATACACATGTGGATGTGGAAGCCTGCCCGAACAAACTGGCACCTACCAGCTCTACTACTATTCAGATGGCTTTGGGAGATGCTTTGGCGGTCGCTTTAATGGAACTTAATGATTTCAAGGCCAATGATTTTGCAAAATTTCATCCTGGAGGAAGCTTAGGGAAAAATCTGACTTCTAAAGTAGAACAGTTCCTTTCTTCACAAAAACCACAGGTTACAGAAGATGCTTCCATAAGAGATGTGATTATCTCCATCAGCGGTTCCAGCCACGGAATTACCGTAGTAACAAATGCTGACCAGATTATTGGAGTGATTACTGACGGAGATTTAAGAAGAATGCTGATGAAAGGTGAAGATATTGGTAAAGTTCTGGCTAAAGACATTATGTCTGCCCGTCCAAGAACAATTGAGAAGGATTCATTAGCCAAAGAAGCTATGAAAATTCTGAAAGAAAATAATATCGGACAGCTTGTGGTAACGGAAAACGGGAAGTATTTCGGGATTATAGACCTGCACAAGCTGCTGGACGAAGGGATTAATTAG
- the tatC gene encoding twin-arginine translocase subunit TatC has translation MSDGKDMSFLGHIGELRGHLIRSIIAIIIAAFVVGFNINWIMDHIFFGPTRNDFPTFRVVNHFSRMILGEDSIHLPKDFPVRVQRLYQQFNVMMAVSIFGGMVAAFPYIVWELWRFIGPALHPKERKNSIYIINAVWMLFMTGVLCGYFLILPFAVNFGVIFKISDIIVPLYDLSDYTTLFLQVVLGMGVIFLFPILIYFLTSIGILTPTFMKTYRRHAIVLIMVVAAIITPADVLSMIMAALPLLVLYEFSIMMCSYTYKKAQRNNGNLPTVQK, from the coding sequence GTGAGTGATGGTAAAGACATGTCCTTTCTTGGGCATATAGGAGAATTAAGAGGGCATCTGATCCGTTCGATTATTGCTATCATAATTGCGGCTTTCGTAGTGGGCTTTAATATCAACTGGATTATGGACCATATCTTTTTTGGTCCCACCAGAAATGATTTCCCTACATTCCGCGTGGTTAATCATTTTTCAAGAATGATTTTGGGAGAAGACAGTATTCATCTTCCGAAAGATTTTCCTGTTCGTGTACAGAGGCTGTATCAGCAATTCAATGTGATGATGGCTGTTTCTATTTTTGGAGGAATGGTGGCTGCATTTCCTTATATTGTATGGGAATTATGGCGTTTTATAGGTCCTGCTTTACATCCGAAAGAGAGAAAGAATTCTATTTATATCATTAATGCGGTATGGATGCTTTTCATGACCGGAGTATTGTGTGGTTATTTTTTAATCCTTCCGTTTGCGGTTAATTTTGGGGTTATTTTTAAAATATCAGACATTATTGTTCCGCTTTATGACCTGAGTGATTATACCACCTTATTTTTACAGGTTGTTTTGGGTATGGGAGTTATTTTCCTTTTCCCTATTCTGATCTACTTCCTTACCAGCATCGGAATTCTTACTCCTACATTTATGAAGACCTACCGTCGTCATGCTATAGTTTTGATCATGGTAGTGGCGGCAATCATTACTCCAGCAGACGTTTTGAGTATGATAATGGCTGCATTACCATTGCTTGTTCTTTATGAATTCAGTATTATGATGTGTAGTTATACTTATAAAAAGGCACAGAGAAATAACGGAAATCTTCCGACAGTACAGAAATAA
- a CDS encoding M1 family metallopeptidase, translating into MKKLSYTLLLASALVFGQFFEKGKTFTKQDTLKGSNTEFRNFWDVKKYDLSVEPDFEQKSIKGNNTISFEITKDVTNPVFQIDLQQPMKADKVEGSFPIANYKQDGDFIWITANKKFKKGEKYTINVLYSGKPTIAKNAPWDGGWVFTKDEKGNPWMSVADEGIGASIWLPTKDIWSDEPDNGIVMKIITPNDLVGVGNGRLTSKKTEGNKTTYTWEVKNPINAYSIIPNIGKYVNFKDTFNGEKGKLDLDYWVLDYNLDKAKKQFEQVKPMLSAFEYWFGPYPFYEDSYKLVDSPYLGMEHQSNVAYGNGYQNGYRGKDLSGTGVGLKWDYIIIHESGHEWFANNITAKDQADMWVHESFTMYSEVLFTEKYIDKKSADTYLIGLRNIIDNDIPIIGHYGVRNEGSGDMYPKGANMIHTIRQVINNDQKFREILRGLSKDFYHQTVTTQQIEKYISSKSGIDFSTVFDQYLRTIKIPTLEYSQNGDTLKFRYTDVVKKLKLPVIINGDQTISPTEEWQTVKLKKSAPVELNPNYYIHYQNIK; encoded by the coding sequence ATGAAAAAGTTATCATATACACTCTTATTGGCTTCAGCACTGGTTTTCGGGCAGTTCTTTGAAAAGGGTAAAACTTTCACCAAACAGGATACTTTAAAAGGTTCCAATACTGAGTTCAGAAATTTTTGGGATGTCAAAAAATATGATCTTTCCGTAGAGCCGGATTTCGAGCAGAAAAGTATCAAAGGAAATAATACTATCAGCTTTGAGATTACCAAAGATGTTACCAATCCTGTTTTCCAGATTGACCTTCAGCAGCCTATGAAAGCAGATAAGGTGGAAGGAAGTTTTCCTATTGCCAATTATAAGCAGGATGGAGACTTTATTTGGATAACAGCGAATAAAAAATTCAAAAAAGGAGAAAAATACACCATCAATGTTCTGTATTCCGGGAAACCTACGATAGCCAAAAATGCTCCTTGGGACGGAGGCTGGGTTTTCACCAAAGATGAAAAAGGAAATCCGTGGATGAGCGTTGCCGATGAAGGAATCGGGGCTTCTATATGGCTTCCTACAAAAGATATATGGAGTGATGAGCCAGACAACGGTATCGTGATGAAAATCATTACACCTAACGACCTTGTAGGGGTTGGAAACGGAAGACTTACCAGCAAAAAAACAGAGGGTAATAAGACTACTTATACCTGGGAAGTGAAAAATCCAATCAATGCCTACTCTATTATTCCGAATATTGGTAAGTATGTGAATTTTAAAGATACTTTTAATGGCGAAAAGGGCAAACTTGATCTGGATTACTGGGTACTTGACTATAATTTAGACAAAGCAAAGAAACAGTTTGAGCAGGTAAAACCTATGCTTTCTGCTTTTGAATACTGGTTTGGTCCTTATCCTTTCTATGAAGATTCTTACAAACTTGTTGATTCTCCGTATTTAGGAATGGAGCACCAAAGTAATGTTGCTTACGGAAATGGCTATCAAAACGGTTACAGAGGAAAAGATCTTTCCGGGACCGGAGTGGGTTTGAAATGGGACTACATCATTATTCATGAAAGTGGCCATGAGTGGTTTGCCAATAATATCACAGCGAAAGATCAGGCAGATATGTGGGTTCATGAAAGCTTCACTATGTATTCTGAAGTTCTTTTCACAGAAAAATATATCGATAAAAAATCAGCTGATACTTATCTGATAGGTCTTAGAAATATAATCGATAACGACATTCCTATTATTGGCCATTACGGAGTAAGAAATGAAGGCAGTGGAGATATGTATCCAAAGGGTGCCAACATGATTCATACGATAAGACAGGTCATTAATAATGATCAGAAATTCAGGGAGATTTTAAGGGGACTGAGCAAAGATTTCTATCATCAGACTGTTACCACACAGCAGATTGAAAAATATATTTCCTCAAAATCCGGCATCGATTTCTCAACCGTTTTTGATCAGTATCTGAGAACGATAAAAATCCCAACGCTTGAATACAGCCAAAATGGTGATACCCTGAAGTTCCGTTATACAGATGTTGTAAAAAAACTGAAACTGCCTGTTATCATCAATGGTGACCAAACCATTAGTCCTACGGAAGAGTGGCAGACGGTAAAACTTAAAAAGAGTGCTCCGGTAGAGCTCAATCCTAATTATTATATTCATTATCAGAATATTAAATAA
- a CDS encoding PDZ domain-containing protein, whose translation MRKTVLSLGIFAAFLANAQSIKTTIDLVNVKDDKVAVTMEFPKMKSKDIKFHFPKTVPGTYSVDDYGRFIEGIKFYDNKGQELTYTKVNDNTYSLKNAQGLSKISYLVNDSFDDELDTSKHKAVFSPSGTDIEEGKVFMINTHGFIGYIDNMQDVPYQLVVQKPVDFYGTTALVDQDKSENTDTFTLANYAKVTDSPLMYTKPDYITFNAGGMDLVLGVYSPTGKYKAADFKENLEKMVIAQKKFLGDMNTNKKYAIMLYLSGGDGPRVKGFGALEHHESTSVVLPEAMPKEDIDKTITDVVSHEFFHTVNPLKTHSEEIHYFDYADPKMSQHLWMYEGGTEYFANLFQIQEGLIDKDQFLERIGEKIANSKSYDDTMPFTVMSKNVLVEPYKDQYRNVYEKGALLAMCLDIELRKLSNGEMGYRDMIRKLSQRFGENKPFKDDKLIDELVTVTGYPQVKDFYNKYIAGNQPTPYAQYLSMVGVDIKKQESHPMFWFIKDPNQTGFDEKTNAFAFDDHSALSPFAKSIGFKITDQVLALDGRTVDIKKVQDFIGYTRTIKDGQDVTVTILRDNAGKKEKMTLKGKAILDKMTIETPTFKANPTPEELKLQTQWLTGKK comes from the coding sequence ATGAGAAAAACAGTACTTAGTCTCGGTATTTTTGCTGCTTTTTTAGCAAATGCCCAGTCTATAAAAACAACCATTGATCTTGTCAATGTAAAAGATGATAAAGTAGCCGTTACCATGGAGTTTCCGAAAATGAAATCCAAGGATATTAAATTTCATTTCCCCAAAACGGTTCCGGGTACTTATTCTGTAGACGACTATGGAAGATTCATTGAAGGGATCAAATTTTACGATAATAAAGGTCAGGAACTTACGTATACCAAAGTAAATGACAATACCTATTCACTGAAAAACGCTCAGGGACTTTCTAAGATCTCTTATCTTGTGAATGACAGTTTTGATGATGAATTGGATACTTCAAAGCATAAAGCGGTATTTTCTCCGTCAGGAACAGATATTGAGGAAGGAAAAGTATTTATGATCAATACCCACGGATTCATCGGGTATATAGATAATATGCAGGATGTTCCTTACCAGCTTGTTGTTCAGAAACCAGTAGATTTCTACGGAACAACAGCTTTAGTAGATCAGGACAAATCTGAAAATACGGATACGTTTACTCTTGCCAACTATGCGAAGGTAACAGATTCTCCGCTAATGTATACGAAACCGGATTATATTACCTTCAATGCAGGCGGAATGGATCTTGTACTAGGTGTATATTCTCCAACAGGAAAATATAAAGCCGCAGACTTCAAAGAAAATCTGGAAAAAATGGTGATTGCTCAAAAGAAGTTTTTGGGCGATATGAATACCAATAAAAAGTATGCAATCATGCTTTATCTTTCCGGTGGTGACGGACCTAGAGTGAAAGGTTTTGGAGCACTGGAGCATCACGAATCTACCAGTGTGGTTCTTCCGGAAGCAATGCCGAAAGAGGATATCGACAAAACGATTACTGATGTGGTTTCCCACGAATTCTTCCACACGGTAAATCCTTTGAAAACGCATTCGGAAGAGATTCATTATTTCGATTATGCAGACCCGAAAATGTCTCAGCACTTATGGATGTACGAAGGCGGAACGGAATATTTTGCTAATCTTTTCCAGATTCAGGAAGGTTTGATTGATAAAGATCAGTTCCTTGAAAGAATTGGAGAAAAAATTGCAAACTCTAAGAGCTATGACGATACCATGCCGTTTACAGTAATGAGTAAAAATGTATTGGTGGAGCCTTATAAAGATCAGTACAGAAACGTTTATGAGAAAGGGGCTCTTTTGGCGATGTGTTTAGATATTGAACTTAGAAAACTGTCTAACGGAGAAATGGGCTATCGTGATATGATCAGGAAGCTGTCTCAGAGATTTGGTGAAAACAAACCTTTCAAAGATGATAAACTGATTGACGAACTGGTAACGGTAACCGGATATCCTCAGGTGAAAGATTTCTATAACAAGTACATTGCAGGAAACCAGCCAACTCCTTATGCACAATATCTGAGTATGGTAGGGGTAGATATTAAAAAGCAGGAAAGCCATCCTATGTTCTGGTTTATCAAAGACCCGAACCAGACAGGTTTTGACGAAAAGACCAATGCTTTTGCTTTTGACGATCATTCTGCTTTGTCTCCATTTGCAAAAAGTATCGGATTCAAAATCACTGACCAGGTTCTTGCTTTAGATGGCAGAACAGTAGACATCAAAAAGGTGCAGGATTTTATTGGGTACACCAGAACCATCAAAGACGGACAGGACGTTACGGTAACTATTTTAAGAGATAATGCCGGCAAGAAAGAAAAAATGACGCTGAAAGGAAAAGCTATTCTGGATAAAATGACGATAGAAACACCAACATTTAAAGCAAATCCGACTCCGGAAGAGCTGAAACTGCAGACCCAGTGGCTTACTGGTAAAAAATAA
- a CDS encoding sensor histidine kinase codes for MRKSILTRLNNWIIFVVMTTLVIAIVVSSTSLINFLRKEEIKRISLLSKAIRIQQEVKTPDTDVLDLLPDILNINNTIPFIVTDKFKNPILDLGYYRNIPESTIKDPEKLQDLIRNMEKNYDPIEIKVPDGNNQFVYYDNSRMLNNLRYSPYILGLFILLYFGFSFWFFRTIKKTDEGYLWAGLAKETAHQIGTPLSSMIGWIEIMKLDNPDSDGVHEIERDIERLRTISERFSKIGSVPELNDRNFNETIQENYDYLKTRISRKVNFTLNLPNYTVLVPHNKILMSWVIENLVKNAVDAMKGEGAITMSVFERNKNILIEVKDNGSGMTKQQARNAFNPGYSTKKRGWGLGLSLARRVIHEYHNGDIKISQTEVGKGSTFRITIRKGENYLTGN; via the coding sequence TTGAGAAAATCCATACTTACAAGGCTGAATAACTGGATCATTTTTGTGGTCATGACTACTTTGGTGATTGCCATTGTAGTGTCCTCCACATCCCTTATTAATTTTCTCAGAAAAGAGGAGATCAAAAGGATCAGTCTTCTTTCCAAAGCGATAAGAATACAGCAGGAAGTGAAAACTCCTGATACGGATGTTCTGGACCTTTTGCCGGATATCCTCAATATCAACAATACGATTCCGTTTATTGTAACGGATAAATTTAAAAACCCGATTCTCGATCTGGGATATTACAGAAATATCCCTGAAAGTACCATTAAAGATCCCGAGAAACTTCAGGATCTGATCCGGAATATGGAGAAAAATTATGATCCCATCGAGATTAAAGTGCCGGACGGAAATAACCAGTTTGTGTACTACGACAACTCTCGTATGCTGAATAATCTTCGGTATTCGCCTTATATTTTAGGATTATTTATTTTACTATACTTCGGTTTCTCTTTCTGGTTTTTCAGAACCATCAAAAAGACGGATGAAGGCTATCTTTGGGCAGGTTTGGCTAAAGAAACGGCTCACCAGATCGGAACTCCATTATCTTCTATGATTGGCTGGATAGAAATCATGAAGCTGGATAATCCGGATTCTGATGGTGTACATGAGATTGAAAGAGATATCGAAAGACTGAGAACCATCTCTGAAAGATTTTCTAAAATAGGCTCTGTTCCGGAGTTGAACGACAGAAATTTCAATGAAACTATTCAGGAAAACTATGATTATTTAAAGACCAGAATTTCGAGAAAAGTCAATTTTACTTTGAATCTTCCCAATTATACTGTTTTGGTGCCGCATAATAAAATTCTGATGAGCTGGGTAATTGAAAACCTGGTGAAAAATGCGGTAGATGCTATGAAAGGTGAAGGCGCTATTACCATGTCTGTTTTTGAAAGAAACAAAAATATCCTCATCGAAGTAAAAGACAACGGAAGCGGAATGACCAAGCAGCAGGCGAGAAATGCTTTTAATCCTGGATATTCTACCAAAAAAAGAGGCTGGGGACTGGGGTTGTCATTGGCAAGAAGAGTAATTCACGAATATCACAACGGAGATATTAAAATTTCCCAGACTGAAGTAGGAAAGGGAAGTACCTTCAGAATAACCATCAGGAAAGGAGAAAATTATTTGACTGGAAATTAG
- the dacB gene encoding D-alanyl-D-alanine carboxypeptidase/D-alanyl-D-alanine-endopeptidase yields the protein MKKTLAVLAFSVQMVTAQNMAQKLDKATKDLMDSSGAISSGLSFYVSDENGNFIYEYQGNKGLSTASTQKIFTAGAALETLGKNYTFTTTSSYSGNISGGTLNGNLFISSNGDPTLGSWRYDAYKPENFKKKLIDAIKSSGITKISGDLVIDDSYFDHQTIPGGWPWDDLGNYYGAGVWGINWKENQFDININGTDFKSFSYPLEGVKWLNDLKTGGSSDQSLIFTAPHSDVALINGMLPAGKTVTVSGSTPNPPLQLAAEVKQWLKESGIELSGKAVTNSQLEIEGKQALEAPKNNIILTYQSPTLDKIIYWFLRKSVNLYGETLIKTLGKEKKGNPSFKSGVAYLKEFWKSKGINPNMINFADGSGLSPQNYVAAKAEVQALLYAKKQSWFDVYYDGFPVQDNGMKMKSGTMRDTKSFAGYHTAKDGKKYVFSIIINNYQGSGNAELQKILNVLK from the coding sequence ATGAAAAAAACACTTGCTGTTCTTGCGTTTTCTGTACAAATGGTAACAGCGCAGAATATGGCCCAAAAACTGGATAAAGCTACAAAAGATCTTATGGATTCTTCGGGAGCCATTTCTTCCGGATTATCTTTTTATGTTTCGGATGAAAACGGCAACTTTATCTATGAATATCAGGGGAACAAGGGGCTTTCCACTGCTTCTACACAGAAAATTTTTACTGCTGGTGCCGCATTGGAAACCTTAGGGAAAAATTACACTTTTACAACCACTTCAAGTTATTCCGGGAATATATCCGGAGGAACGCTGAACGGAAATCTTTTTATAAGTTCTAACGGAGATCCTACTTTGGGAAGCTGGAGATATGATGCTTATAAACCTGAAAATTTTAAAAAGAAGCTGATTGATGCGATTAAAAGTTCAGGAATAACTAAAATATCCGGTGATCTGGTGATTGATGATTCTTATTTTGATCATCAAACGATTCCTGGAGGATGGCCGTGGGATGATCTTGGAAATTATTACGGAGCCGGAGTTTGGGGAATCAACTGGAAAGAAAATCAATTTGACATCAATATCAACGGAACAGATTTTAAGAGTTTTTCTTATCCCTTGGAAGGAGTAAAATGGCTGAATGATCTGAAAACCGGTGGCAGTTCTGACCAAAGTCTTATTTTCACAGCACCTCATTCTGATGTAGCATTAATTAACGGAATGCTTCCGGCAGGAAAAACGGTAACTGTTTCAGGATCTACTCCTAATCCACCACTACAGCTGGCAGCAGAAGTAAAACAATGGCTGAAAGAATCTGGAATTGAACTTTCAGGAAAAGCAGTAACAAATTCACAGCTTGAAATAGAAGGAAAACAAGCGTTGGAGGCTCCTAAAAATAATATTATTCTCACTTATCAGTCGCCAACTCTGGATAAAATTATCTATTGGTTTCTGAGAAAAAGTGTCAATCTGTATGGGGAGACCTTAATTAAAACCTTGGGGAAAGAGAAAAAAGGAAATCCAAGTTTCAAAAGTGGAGTCGCTTACCTGAAAGAATTCTGGAAATCAAAAGGAATTAACCCTAATATGATCAATTTTGCTGACGGAAGCGGGCTTTCACCACAAAATTATGTGGCGGCAAAAGCTGAAGTACAGGCGCTGTTATATGCTAAAAAACAATCCTGGTTTGATGTCTATTATGACGGTTTCCCGGTTCAGGATAACGGGATGAAGATGAAAAGCGGAACGATGAGAGATACCAAATCTTTTGCCGGATATCACACTGCAAAAGATGGAAAAAAATATGTATTTTCGATTATTATCAACAACTATCAGGGAAGTGGGAATGCAGAGCTGCAGAAAATTCTGAATGTTTTAAAATAA
- the pepE gene encoding dipeptidase PepE produces the protein MNIILASTSTLFGGEYLEYLREELIQLYKGIDEIVFIPFARPGGISHDDYTAKARSFFEAINIKVKGLHEFEDKKEAIHQAKGFFTGGGNTFLLVKTLHEEGLMSVLKENVSGGKAYLGCSAGSNIGGQNMKTTNDMPIVYPPSFDCMGLVPFNINPHYLDPNPDLKHNGETRETRIKEFLTQNDIKVVGLREGNWIRRTGDSITVEGSELTRIFEKGKEPYEIEAGSTL, from the coding sequence ATGAATATCATATTAGCTTCAACATCCACGCTTTTTGGTGGAGAATATCTGGAATACTTAAGAGAAGAATTAATTCAATTATATAAAGGAATTGACGAAATTGTGTTTATCCCTTTCGCAAGACCGGGCGGAATTTCTCATGATGACTATACCGCAAAAGCGCGTTCTTTCTTTGAAGCCATTAATATTAAAGTAAAAGGACTTCATGAATTTGAAGATAAAAAAGAAGCCATTCATCAGGCAAAAGGTTTCTTTACCGGAGGCGGAAACACTTTTTTATTGGTTAAAACATTACACGAAGAAGGTTTGATGTCTGTCTTAAAAGAAAATGTATCTGGAGGGAAAGCCTATCTTGGATGCAGTGCCGGAAGCAATATCGGAGGTCAGAATATGAAAACCACCAATGATATGCCGATTGTATATCCGCCAAGTTTCGACTGTATGGGATTGGTTCCTTTTAATATCAACCCACATTACCTGGATCCGAATCCGGATTTGAAGCATAACGGGGAAACCAGAGAAACCCGTATCAAAGAATTCCTTACCCAAAATGATATTAAAGTAGTTGGCCTTAGAGAAGGAAACTGGATCAGAAGAACCGGAGATTCAATAACAGTTGAAGGAAGTGAACTGACCAGGATTTTTGAAAAAGGGAAAGAGCCTTATGAAATAGAAGCAGGAAGCACGCTTTAA
- a CDS encoding tetratricopeptide repeat protein, which translates to MSFVNAQSTQPETAAATSQTTNPTIEALKKQIEANPKDAESLAKLANAYQEASDWPNAIDTWKKISVLLPDWAPSYYSQAYAYQSAKDDANAKIAYEKYIATVKPEEVEQNKKNLAYAYFYLAFTEQQTDPNKAKEHIAKSIQYDPSNQDAVKLSKALNS; encoded by the coding sequence ATGAGTTTTGTAAACGCGCAAAGCACTCAGCCGGAAACAGCAGCAGCAACGAGTCAAACAACTAATCCAACCATTGAGGCTCTTAAGAAACAGATTGAAGCCAATCCTAAGGATGCAGAATCATTAGCAAAATTGGCTAATGCTTATCAGGAAGCCTCAGACTGGCCTAATGCCATTGATACCTGGAAGAAAATATCTGTTTTATTACCAGACTGGGCACCGTCTTATTACAGCCAGGCTTATGCCTACCAGTCTGCAAAAGATGATGCCAACGCAAAAATTGCTTACGAAAAGTATATTGCAACAGTAAAACCTGAAGAAGTAGAGCAAAACAAGAAGAATCTGGCATATGCTTATTTCTACCTTGCCTTTACAGAACAGCAAACTGATCCTAATAAAGCAAAAGAGCACATTGCCAAGTCTATACAGTATGATCCTTCCAACCAGGATGCTGTAAAGCTTAGTAAAGCATTAAATTCTTAG
- a CDS encoding YdeI/OmpD-associated family protein, which translates to MKDNSFTATLEIIGINPFVFIPEEILEEIFNESGRNKSPIAVKGTVNGKEFKQNLMKYLGEWRLYINLTMLKNSPKRIGETIEVMLEYDGSDRSLSIHPQLEKAIKESALATENFENLIPSRRNELIRYINNLKTESGIERNIEKIIRHLHGETDFYGKKIE; encoded by the coding sequence ATGAAAGACAATAGTTTCACAGCCACGTTGGAAATCATAGGAATCAATCCTTTTGTTTTTATTCCGGAAGAGATTCTGGAAGAGATTTTTAATGAATCAGGGAGAAATAAAAGCCCGATTGCTGTAAAAGGAACGGTGAACGGAAAAGAATTTAAACAGAACCTGATGAAATATCTCGGCGAATGGAGGCTGTATATCAATCTGACAATGTTGAAAAATTCACCAAAGAGAATCGGAGAAACGATTGAAGTGATGCTGGAATATGATGGTTCGGACAGAAGTCTTTCCATTCATCCCCAATTAGAAAAAGCCATCAAAGAAAGTGCTTTGGCTACAGAGAATTTCGAAAACCTGATTCCCTCAAGAAGAAATGAGCTGATCCGGTATATTAATAACCTGAAAACAGAATCCGGTATTGAGCGGAATATTGAGAAAATCATCCGCCACTTACATGGAGAAACAGATTTTTATGGGAAAAAGATTGAGTAG
- the fsa gene encoding fructose-6-phosphate aldolase yields the protein MKFFIDTANLEQIKEARDLGILDGVTTNPSLMAKEGIQGAEAIRNHYKTICELVDGDISAEVLSTTYEEMIKEGDELAAIHPNIVVKIPMIKDGIKALKYFSDKGIKTNCTLIFSPGQALLAAKAGANYVSPFLGRLDDISTDGLNLIQEIRLIFDNYMYETEILAASIRHSMHIIDCAKIGADVITSPLPPILSLLKHPLTDSGLAQFIADSQKLA from the coding sequence ATGAAATTTTTTATTGACACAGCTAATTTAGAGCAAATCAAGGAAGCCAGAGATCTTGGAATTTTGGATGGTGTAACTACCAATCCTTCATTAATGGCTAAGGAAGGTATTCAGGGAGCTGAAGCCATCAGAAACCACTACAAAACGATCTGCGAACTTGTAGACGGAGATATTTCTGCGGAAGTTCTTTCTACTACGTATGAAGAAATGATTAAGGAAGGAGACGAATTGGCTGCTATTCACCCAAATATCGTTGTAAAGATCCCAATGATCAAAGACGGTATCAAAGCTTTAAAATATTTTTCTGATAAAGGAATCAAAACGAACTGTACATTGATTTTCTCTCCGGGACAGGCTCTTTTAGCAGCTAAAGCAGGAGCCAACTACGTTTCTCCATTCTTAGGAAGATTAGATGATATTTCTACAGACGGTCTGAACCTTATTCAGGAAATCAGATTGATTTTCGATAACTATATGTACGAAACTGAAATCTTAGCGGCTTCTATCCGTCACTCAATGCACATTATCGACTGTGCTAAAATTGGAGCAGATGTGATTACCTCTCCACTTCCTCCGATCTTGAGCTTATTGAAGCACCCATTAACAGACAGCGGACTGGCTCAGTTTATTGCAGATTCTCAGAAATTAGCATAA